A region from the Colwellia sp. PAMC 21821 genome encodes:
- a CDS encoding XrtA/PEP-CTERM system exopolysaccharide export protein yields the protein MTTTFKAILFLALGYIVTGCSTSTLPTAKLHQSNTVDVDSYKYLIGAGDVVNIFVWRNPEVSGTFVVRPDGMITTSLVEDIPVSGKTPTELARSIEEILGTYLREPVVTVTVNNFVGPFSEQIRIIGEASQPQSVNYIQHMTLLDVMIRVGGLTEFANGNGAILVRIENGLQKQYNIFIEDLIKNGEILANVDVLPGDIIVIPETWF from the coding sequence ATGACTACTACATTTAAAGCGATTTTATTTCTTGCACTGGGTTATATTGTAACTGGATGTAGTACATCTACCTTACCCACTGCTAAACTCCATCAGTCAAATACTGTTGATGTTGACTCATACAAATATTTAATAGGTGCTGGCGATGTGGTCAATATCTTTGTTTGGCGCAACCCAGAGGTTTCGGGCACGTTTGTAGTTCGCCCTGATGGTATGATTACTACCTCTCTGGTAGAAGACATACCCGTTTCAGGTAAAACACCGACAGAACTTGCTCGCTCAATTGAAGAAATACTAGGGACCTATCTACGTGAGCCAGTAGTTACGGTAACTGTAAATAATTTTGTTGGCCCCTTTAGTGAACAAATTCGTATTATTGGTGAAGCTTCTCAGCCTCAGTCGGTAAATTATATCCAACACATGACGTTATTAGACGTTATGATCCGTGTTGGTGGTTTAACCGAGTTTGCCAATGGTAACGGCGCAATATTAGTTAGAATAGAGAATGGTCTACAAAAACAATACAACATATTTATTGAAGACTTAATTAAAAATGGTGAAATATTGGCTAACGTTGATGTTTTACCTGGCGATATTATTGTGATACCTGAAACATGGTTTTAA
- a CDS encoding XrtA-associated tyrosine autokinase has product MSIIEKALAKQQQKNTESLIKAGQPSLQDEINNNTVNSRPKDILTLDKISLASRGYLIDNGTRKSIKDEFRQIKRKLLHNAFGNASKTLHHSNLIMVSSAKPNEGKTFVAINLALSIALEQDKTVLLIDADVLRPSISRELGIDEHPGIIDYLLGKSDKVSDIIYDTDIDKLKLIPAGTLHHLSNELLASEKMATFANELANRYPDRIVIFDCPPLIGVTETLVLANLMGQALIVVEESQTSIADIKAATEHLNEDLALGLVLNKAIRSHKDLYGYYGYGYGNEN; this is encoded by the coding sequence ATGAGTATCATCGAAAAAGCGCTAGCAAAGCAACAGCAGAAAAATACCGAATCTTTAATTAAGGCTGGACAACCTTCACTACAAGATGAGATTAACAACAATACCGTTAACTCTCGCCCTAAGGATATATTAACACTTGATAAAATAAGTTTAGCCAGCCGCGGCTACTTAATAGATAACGGTACTCGAAAAAGTATAAAAGACGAATTCCGTCAAATTAAGCGTAAGCTATTGCACAATGCTTTTGGTAATGCTTCTAAAACACTTCACCACAGTAATTTAATTATGGTAAGTAGTGCGAAACCAAATGAAGGTAAAACCTTTGTTGCAATAAACTTAGCGCTGAGTATCGCACTGGAGCAAGATAAAACAGTTCTGCTTATCGACGCTGATGTGCTACGTCCGAGTATTTCACGTGAATTAGGGATTGATGAACATCCTGGTATTATTGATTATTTATTAGGAAAGTCAGATAAAGTTAGCGATATAATTTACGACACAGATATTGATAAGCTGAAATTAATACCCGCAGGTACATTACATCATTTATCTAACGAATTATTAGCCAGTGAAAAGATGGCAACATTTGCCAATGAATTGGCAAATCGTTACCCTGACCGTATCGTTATTTTTGATTGCCCGCCATTAATTGGCGTAACAGAAACGCTGGTATTAGCAAATTTAATGGGGCAAGCGCTCATTGTTGTTGAGGAGTCTCAGACTTCTATTGCTGATATAAAGGCAGCAACTGAACACCTCAATGAAGATTTAGCTTTGGGGCTAGTACTTAATAAAGCAATAAGATCTCATAAGGATTTGTATGGCTATTACGGCTATGGGTATGGTAACGAAAATTAA
- a CDS encoding TIGR03016 family PEP-CTERM system-associated outer membrane protein — translation MSADTVQVERYNGGIEYNINNSAFVVNSSVEYNQTISEDNIGNREGLVFRLSSTNGTGARHTFWEITHNYQELENNNQNGNQSKSEAIIGLITDYKVNPFVRYYNEDNSGDLSNSNTSIESNSYGLGVRGLITPRLRVDASYNKPISHKQDLDGDEQKEYVNVAVQWQPSIRTNLTANISERFYGTSYGLNLTHRNRRLTNTISYVEDIQTFTRNNFVSSIAGFYLCPNITLTSIEDCVLKDDVNIVPGEVIDPDNQDFQVSPIQIFTLIEDNVYSLNKTFSWSSTLALPRTTISFNTNQQNRQNLDSRIEDQLSGASLNVKRKVSGRSSVSFDVSYTETSLQIDTEFERTDRYRRYQVGYDRSINSALSFNLALSFLNRSSDNFTLNYEEGRVSAKITKGF, via the coding sequence GTGTCTGCCGACACAGTGCAAGTGGAGAGATATAATGGTGGTATTGAGTATAATATTAACAATAGTGCTTTCGTTGTAAATTCGTCTGTTGAATATAACCAAACTATTTCGGAAGATAATATTGGCAATAGAGAAGGTTTGGTTTTTAGGCTTAGTAGTACAAATGGCACTGGAGCACGGCATACGTTCTGGGAAATAACGCATAATTATCAAGAGTTAGAAAATAACAACCAGAATGGAAATCAAAGTAAAAGTGAAGCTATAATAGGTTTAATTACTGATTATAAAGTTAACCCCTTTGTTCGTTATTATAACGAAGATAATAGCGGGGATTTAAGTAATTCAAATACTTCAATCGAGTCAAACTCATACGGATTAGGTGTACGCGGGTTAATCACACCACGACTTCGTGTAGATGCTTCATATAATAAGCCCATTAGTCATAAGCAAGATCTTGATGGTGATGAGCAGAAAGAATATGTGAATGTTGCGGTTCAATGGCAACCATCTATTCGTACTAATTTAACAGCAAATATTTCTGAGCGTTTTTACGGCACTAGCTATGGGCTAAACTTAACTCATAGAAATAGACGTTTAACAAACACAATTAGCTATGTTGAAGATATTCAGACTTTTACCCGAAATAATTTTGTATCAAGCATCGCTGGGTTTTATTTGTGCCCTAATATTACTCTTACTTCTATCGAGGATTGTGTACTAAAGGATGATGTTAACATAGTTCCTGGCGAGGTTATTGACCCCGATAATCAAGACTTTCAGGTATCTCCAATTCAAATTTTTACTTTAATTGAAGACAACGTTTATTCACTTAATAAAACTTTTAGCTGGAGCTCTACACTTGCGCTACCTCGCACCACGATTAGTTTTAATACGAATCAGCAAAATCGTCAGAATCTCGACAGTCGTATCGAGGATCAATTAAGTGGCGCAAGCTTGAATGTAAAGCGGAAAGTTAGTGGGCGCTCAAGTGTGAGTTTTGATGTATCTTATACAGAAACGAGTTTACAAATTGATACTGAATTCGAGCGAACAGATCGCTATCGACGATACCAAGTAGGCTACGATAGATCGATAAATAGCGCATTGTCTTTTAATTTAGCATTGAGCTTTCTAAATAGAAGCTCTGATAATTTCACACTCAATTATGAAGAAGGTCGCGTAAGCGCCAAAATCACCAAAGGCTTTTAG
- a CDS encoding XrtA system polysaccharide chain length determinant has product MQEIIEQIVDYLKGIWLKRRFIIVSTWLICPLAWIYISQLDNVYESDARIYVDTQSVLGPLLKGLTVKTNPQVQIRLMVKTLLSRPNLERITRMTDLDVQAATPAAYESLIDELKSNIIIRKTGGRHDNIFTITYKHKNPEMAKNVVNSAITVFIENTLGENRSDSNSAQKFIGTQIKDYENRLLAAESRLTDFKQRYSGVLPNQYGGFYQKLNTVKEQLKITELNLLEQETRLKSARSQLTSSPSSNDNAQNNIMNSNSIQTTYDGRISELAASLDSLQLRYTEMHPDIKEIKRRLDHLNNQRSKEIDEYLNAANNGDSNKLASSQNPVIQQLQIQVNQLESLVASTTVRANDYRQQVKELASKIHILPEIEAELTSLNRGYEITKNKYEELLNRQETAQLAQQADETTNPIQFRVIDPPRASTEPVGPKRILFLVGSTVFAFGVGGALSLLFSQINPVVTSSSQVSKITGIPVFGIVSATENLGLQRWHRRKTILFIISNSLLFILLAFFMLYAIAPNVILAPIRGIL; this is encoded by the coding sequence ATGCAAGAAATTATAGAACAAATTGTAGATTATCTTAAAGGGATTTGGCTTAAGCGTCGCTTTATTATTGTGTCAACTTGGCTGATTTGCCCGCTTGCTTGGATTTATATTTCACAACTTGATAATGTGTATGAGTCGGATGCCCGAATATATGTTGATACTCAATCGGTACTTGGTCCGTTGTTAAAAGGGTTAACAGTTAAGACAAACCCCCAAGTACAAATTCGTTTGATGGTTAAAACACTTTTAAGTCGTCCAAACCTAGAGCGAATTACACGTATGACAGACTTGGATGTACAAGCTGCTACACCTGCTGCATATGAGTCTTTAATTGATGAATTAAAGTCTAATATAATTATTAGAAAAACCGGCGGTAGGCACGATAATATATTTACTATTACATACAAACATAAAAACCCCGAAATGGCGAAAAATGTCGTAAACTCGGCCATAACAGTCTTTATTGAGAATACCTTAGGTGAAAATCGAAGTGATTCAAATTCTGCGCAAAAATTTATTGGCACGCAAATCAAAGATTATGAAAATAGACTATTAGCGGCTGAGTCTAGATTAACTGATTTCAAGCAAAGATATAGTGGGGTTTTACCTAACCAATATGGCGGGTTTTATCAAAAGCTGAATACTGTAAAAGAGCAACTAAAAATAACAGAGTTGAATTTACTTGAACAAGAAACCCGATTAAAATCAGCAAGGTCACAATTGACTTCTTCCCCGTCTAGTAACGATAATGCGCAAAATAACATTATGAACTCTAATAGTATTCAAACTACTTACGATGGCCGTATTTCTGAATTAGCAGCTAGTTTGGATTCGCTACAATTGCGTTATACAGAGATGCACCCGGATATCAAAGAAATTAAGCGCAGGCTTGACCACTTAAATAATCAACGTTCTAAGGAAATTGATGAATATTTAAATGCCGCTAACAATGGCGATAGTAATAAACTTGCATCAAGCCAGAATCCTGTTATTCAACAATTACAAATTCAAGTAAATCAACTAGAAAGTCTAGTGGCATCTACTACTGTACGAGCGAATGATTACCGCCAGCAAGTTAAAGAGCTTGCAAGTAAAATTCATATATTACCTGAAATTGAAGCTGAATTAACCTCATTGAATCGCGGTTATGAAATTACTAAAAATAAATATGAAGAGTTACTTAATCGCCAAGAAACAGCACAATTAGCACAGCAAGCGGATGAAACAACCAACCCAATACAATTTAGGGTTATTGATCCTCCAAGAGCATCTACTGAACCTGTAGGACCAAAACGTATTCTATTTTTAGTTGGCTCTACTGTATTTGCTTTTGGCGTTGGTGGTGCTTTATCGCTATTATTTAGTCAAATTAACCCAGTGGTGACTTCTAGTAGTCAGGTATCAAAAATTACTGGTATTCCTGTTTTTGGTATTGTATCAGCGACAGAGAACCTTGGATTGCAGCGTTGGCACAGAAGAAAAACAATATTATTCATCATTTCTAACAGTCTGTTATTCATATTATTGGCATTTTTTATGCTTTATGCCATAGCGCCAAATGTCATATTAGCGCCGATTAGAGGGATTTTATAA
- a CDS encoding outer membrane beta-barrel protein yields MAITAMGMVTKIKLSVVFFALACPYVTFAGDWQFDPSITINETYSDNVGLSANNEQSSLVTQTGLNLQSSYKAQNAELNFSSQSNYALYSHDHDLDKDYHAVTSDLRVQLWPNGIVLFGG; encoded by the coding sequence ATGGCTATTACGGCTATGGGTATGGTAACGAAAATTAAACTTAGTGTTGTTTTTTTCGCATTAGCTTGCCCTTACGTCACCTTTGCGGGTGATTGGCAATTTGATCCCAGCATTACTATTAATGAAACATACTCAGATAATGTTGGTTTGTCTGCAAACAATGAACAGTCCAGTTTGGTAACTCAAACTGGGCTTAATTTACAATCTAGTTATAAAGCTCAGAATGCGGAACTAAATTTTTCATCGCAAAGTAATTATGCACTTTACAGCCATGACCATGATCTTGATAAAGACTATCACGCTGTAACAAGTGATCTGCGGGTACAACTATGGCCTAATGGTATTGTGCTCTTCGGGGGATAA
- a CDS encoding TIGR03013 family XrtA/PEP-CTERM system glycosyltransferase, with product MSSPKFRDLSAGSKSLVLIEFVCFAGALLLSMYFNSVFHFVEHNINNIATNVLFIQAVVFALIVQLSCLAMGLYDSKLRENLRGVMRRLLVSVAIGFFIVSLLNPFYGSDALAIELLAAASLISLFIVSGVRYLTLQIDFFGFNKRIILVLGAGERASIIEKRMRRDVDRQGFFMHGFVVMNGDADHGIVNENRINLDSSLVNYALEHQIDEIVVANDERRENLPVDELFACKIRGVEITEILDFIERETGQIAVNLIYPSWVIYSNGFASANHLRNTLDWVFNASMGFFLFLFTWPIMLITALLIKLEDGLKAPIFYSQERVGLDGQAFNIVKFRSMRIDAEKNGAQMASKDDDRTTRIGKAIRKYRIDELPQIYNVMIGDMGFVGPRPERPQFVQELIKNIPYYNERHNVKPGLTGWAQLKYPYGATEKDSLEKLKYDLYYIKHRSFLLDLLILIRTVEIVLFGKGR from the coding sequence ATGTCTAGCCCTAAATTTCGCGATTTATCTGCGGGTAGCAAGTCTCTAGTCTTAATCGAATTTGTCTGCTTTGCTGGCGCACTTCTGCTTAGCATGTATTTTAATAGTGTATTCCATTTTGTGGAACACAATATTAATAATATCGCAACAAATGTTTTGTTTATCCAAGCAGTAGTTTTTGCGTTAATTGTTCAGCTATCTTGTTTAGCAATGGGACTTTATGACTCAAAATTAAGAGAAAACTTACGCGGGGTAATGAGAAGATTACTAGTATCAGTAGCCATTGGTTTTTTTATTGTTTCTTTGCTTAACCCCTTTTATGGGTCTGATGCTTTAGCTATTGAGTTACTCGCTGCAGCATCCTTAATTAGTTTGTTCATAGTAAGTGGTGTTCGCTATTTAACTTTACAAATTGACTTTTTTGGTTTCAATAAACGCATTATTTTAGTCTTAGGTGCAGGAGAGCGGGCTTCAATTATAGAGAAACGTATGCGCCGTGATGTCGACCGTCAAGGTTTTTTTATGCACGGATTTGTTGTTATGAATGGCGATGCCGACCATGGTATTGTCAACGAAAATAGAATCAATTTAGACAGCTCACTTGTCAATTATGCTTTAGAACATCAAATTGATGAAATTGTTGTAGCCAATGACGAACGTCGTGAAAACTTGCCAGTAGATGAGCTTTTTGCCTGTAAAATTAGAGGCGTTGAAATCACTGAAATTCTTGACTTTATTGAGCGTGAAACTGGCCAGATAGCGGTCAATTTAATTTATCCAAGTTGGGTTATATATTCTAATGGTTTTGCATCAGCTAACCATTTACGTAACACTTTAGATTGGGTTTTTAATGCCAGTATGGGCTTTTTCTTATTTCTTTTTACTTGGCCTATCATGCTTATTACTGCACTTTTGATCAAGCTTGAAGATGGTTTAAAAGCGCCGATTTTCTATTCTCAAGAGCGTGTTGGTCTAGATGGCCAAGCCTTCAATATTGTTAAATTCAGAAGCATGCGAATTGACGCTGAGAAAAATGGTGCACAAATGGCCTCGAAAGACGACGATAGAACAACACGAATTGGTAAGGCCATTCGTAAATATCGTATAGATGAATTACCACAAATATATAATGTAATGATAGGTGATATGGGATTTGTTGGCCCTCGACCTGAACGCCCACAGTTTGTTCAAGAGTTAATCAAGAATATTCCATATTATAATGAACGTCATAACGTTAAACCTGGTTTAACGGGCTGGGCACAGCTGAAGTATCCATATGGTGCAACAGAAAAAGATTCTTTAGAAAAGCTAAAATATGACCTGTATTACATTAAACATCGTAGCTTTTTATTGGATTTACTTATATTGATTAGAACAGTTGAAATAGTTTTGTTCGGCAAAGGTCGTTAG